A stretch of the Ostrea edulis chromosome 9, xbOstEdul1.1, whole genome shotgun sequence genome encodes the following:
- the LOC125659361 gene encoding terepressin/terephysin-like — protein MEYCKTLHFSFSQVSLVLLVLATLSSCCFLRNCPPGGKRSMDIMSQPAKECMSCGPGLQGQCVGANICCGPFGCEMGTSESSVCSKENESTTACAVSGPPCGSRNQGNCVADGICCDSGACSFNNKCKSNIERRDAQIFSLLKTLGLLETKAYNNGGMP, from the exons ATGGAATATTGCAAAACTCTTCATTTCAGTTTTTCACAAGTAAGCCTAGTTCTACTTGTTTTAGCGACTTTAAGCAGTTGTTGCTTTCTTCGAAATTGTCCACCAGGAGGAAAGAGAAGCATGGATATTATGTCACAGCCCGCAAAAGAG TGTATGTCGTGTGGACCCGGTCTACAGGGGCAATGTGTGGGGGCCAATATTTGCTGCGGACCTTTTGGTTGTGAAATGGGTACATCCGAGTCTAGTGTGTGCTCAAAAGAAAATGAAAGCACTACAGCATGTGCCGTGTCGGGGCCTCCTTGCGGAAGTCGGAATCAAGGGAACTGTGTAGCTGATGGCATTTGCTGCGATTCAG GTGCGTGTTCATTTAACAACAAGTGCAAATCAAATATTGAGCGGAGAGATGCGCAGATTTTTTCTTTACTTAAAACCCTGGGCTTGCTGGAAACGAAAGCATACAACAACGGTGGCATGCCGTGA